In Microbacterium sp. SLBN-146, one genomic interval encodes:
- a CDS encoding IS3 family transposase, translating to MRWGVESICAVLTQHDVKIAPSTYYDARRRGPSPREVSDERWKSIVLATWQKQRKVLGARKLWLRLRRDGHDIARCTVERLMRDLGIAGVIRGRRKRPVDADPRETRPADLVDRHFARFRTNQLWVADFTYVWTWSGWVYVAFVFDAHSRRILGWRAATSMTTPLVLDCLEMALWTRRREGIAGFAGLTHHTDAGSVYTSISFTDRLVDEGIDASVGSVGDAYDNALAESQIGLYKSELIHHEGPWRDVDQVEVATASWVQWFNTERTHSSIDDLTPVEAEQLDYALTEPLERAG from the coding sequence CTGCGGTGGGGTGTCGAGTCGATCTGCGCCGTGCTCACCCAGCACGACGTGAAGATCGCCCCATCGACCTACTACGACGCGAGGCGCCGTGGCCCCTCACCCCGGGAGGTGTCGGACGAACGGTGGAAGTCGATCGTCCTGGCGACGTGGCAGAAGCAGCGGAAGGTCCTCGGCGCGCGCAAGCTCTGGCTGAGGCTCCGTCGCGATGGGCACGATATCGCCCGCTGCACGGTCGAGCGCCTCATGCGCGACCTCGGGATCGCCGGCGTGATCCGCGGGCGCCGGAAGCGCCCGGTCGATGCGGATCCGCGGGAGACCAGACCAGCCGACCTCGTCGACCGCCACTTCGCGAGATTCCGCACGAACCAGCTCTGGGTCGCCGACTTCACGTATGTCTGGACGTGGTCCGGGTGGGTTTACGTCGCGTTCGTGTTCGACGCGCACTCCCGCCGCATCCTCGGCTGGCGGGCCGCCACCTCGATGACGACACCGTTGGTCCTGGACTGTCTCGAAATGGCGCTCTGGACGCGTCGTCGTGAGGGCATCGCTGGGTTCGCCGGCCTCACCCATCACACGGATGCGGGCAGCGTTTACACGTCGATTTCCTTCACGGATCGGCTCGTGGATGAGGGCATCGACGCGTCCGTCGGCAGCGTCGGCGACGCGTATGACAACGCCCTCGCGGAGTCGCAGATCGGGCTCTACAAGTCCGAACTCATCCACCATGAGGGCCCCTGGCGCGACGTCGATCAGGTCGAGGTTGCCACCGCGAGCTGGGTGCAGTGGTTCAACACCGAACGCACCCACAGCTCGATCGACGACCTCACCCCCGTCGAGGCCGAGCAGCTCGACTACGCTCTCACCGAACCCCTCGAACGAGCGGGCTGA
- a CDS encoding DUF5107 domain-containing protein: protein MTPDDDAPSRIQLPPAPRDQQALLDAGGVACWSEAVSIDTYDAGHPDRYPLFLDRRVYQGSSGRVYPLPMTDAVSHTKRPREWQAIHLENAYVRLMLLPEIGGRIHIGYDKVAGYDFFYRNNVIKPALVGLAGPWISGGVEFNWPQHHRPATYLPVDTRIEREEDGAVVVWHSDLDPLQRMRGTHGIRLRPGSSLIEADVELHNRTDTTQTFLWWANVAARSHEQYQSFFPDDVAYVADHARRAMTAFPRADRPYYGVDYPALALERPDADRIDIYSNIPVPTSYMITDTDDAFFGGYDHAVDAGFVHWADRAVSPGKKQWTWGTGEIGQAWDAQLTDDDGPYVELMAGVYTDNQPDFAWLVPGETKRFSQFWYPIHEIGPARQATTDAAVSVDQDAHRVGVIATRAVAGAEILVGVDDGREFSARVMLGPEAPVVHTFAEVGGSRIIRVEVRDAASGNVLVEWIERTEKAAEPWVATAPPQPDEIAASDELYVTATHLDQYRHPTRSAVAYLREALARDADDARAATALGAWHLRRGEYPDAAELLERALTRETRRNLNPRDGETLYLLGLVRERQGDLADADRRFARAAWNAVWAAPANLARARIALRQGRAADALKLADAAASIPEAGRVAVLALLRTDLRAAAAARLRALADRAPLDAATAALARATGIEAPGADRLPVDPRALLDIASEFARAGAYAEALAATEAAPHDAPAALGNSEPLRRVLRAAWAVRSGDADAAAEIAALDAASLDLAFPAGLDQYDALTELARADTPVVRALRGMWLLDAGRDADALADLTAAMAAGIADPVAWRNLGLAIVRTGGALADADAAYAGALELSADGRLVFERDLLARIAGVAASDRLALLEEHADLLATRDDLALTHVTLLLDVGRVDEAWAILTGRVFRAFEGGEGRVIAAYDRAACAIARRLLAEGEPDAAAALLRAGVAAPANLGEGRHPAVPQAERFVLLGDALAAAGDAVGAREAWQTARATTPLAVDERPADEADEWIGVAHVRLGELEAARLVWLRLENRAAELERARDDIDYFATSLPELVVFDTDTSGARREVARRLRDAAAAGRALIGDEAVLATPERGRMDV from the coding sequence GTGACTCCAGACGACGACGCCCCGAGCCGCATCCAGCTCCCTCCCGCACCCCGCGATCAACAGGCTCTCCTCGACGCCGGGGGTGTGGCGTGCTGGTCCGAAGCGGTGTCGATCGACACCTACGACGCGGGGCACCCCGACCGCTATCCGCTCTTCCTCGACCGCCGCGTCTACCAGGGCTCGAGCGGACGCGTGTACCCCCTGCCGATGACCGACGCCGTCTCGCACACGAAGCGACCGCGCGAATGGCAGGCGATCCACCTCGAGAACGCCTACGTGCGTCTCATGCTGCTGCCCGAGATCGGCGGACGCATCCACATCGGCTACGACAAGGTCGCCGGGTACGACTTCTTCTACCGCAACAACGTCATCAAGCCCGCCCTCGTGGGCCTCGCGGGTCCGTGGATCTCGGGCGGCGTCGAGTTCAACTGGCCGCAGCACCACCGTCCCGCGACGTATCTGCCGGTCGACACGCGCATCGAGCGTGAAGAAGACGGCGCCGTCGTCGTGTGGCACAGCGATCTCGATCCCCTCCAGCGCATGCGCGGGACTCACGGCATCCGCCTGCGCCCCGGCTCGTCGCTCATCGAGGCCGACGTGGAGCTGCACAACCGCACCGACACGACGCAGACGTTCCTGTGGTGGGCCAATGTCGCCGCCCGATCGCACGAGCAGTATCAGTCGTTCTTCCCCGACGACGTCGCCTACGTCGCCGACCACGCGCGCCGCGCCATGACGGCCTTCCCGCGTGCCGACCGGCCGTACTACGGCGTCGACTATCCCGCGCTCGCGCTGGAGCGTCCCGACGCCGACCGCATCGACATCTACAGCAACATCCCCGTGCCGACGTCGTACATGATCACCGACACCGACGACGCCTTCTTCGGCGGCTACGACCACGCGGTCGATGCGGGATTCGTGCACTGGGCCGACCGTGCCGTCTCGCCCGGCAAGAAGCAGTGGACGTGGGGAACCGGCGAGATCGGTCAGGCGTGGGACGCGCAGCTCACCGACGACGACGGCCCCTACGTCGAGCTCATGGCGGGTGTCTACACCGACAACCAGCCCGATTTCGCGTGGCTCGTCCCCGGCGAGACGAAGCGGTTCAGCCAGTTCTGGTACCCGATCCACGAGATCGGTCCGGCACGTCAAGCGACGACGGATGCCGCGGTCTCGGTCGACCAGGACGCTCATCGCGTCGGAGTCATTGCGACGCGGGCCGTCGCCGGCGCCGAGATCCTCGTGGGTGTCGATGACGGGCGGGAGTTCTCGGCACGCGTCATGCTCGGACCTGAGGCGCCGGTCGTGCACACCTTCGCCGAGGTCGGAGGGTCACGGATCATCCGGGTGGAGGTGCGGGACGCGGCATCCGGGAACGTCCTCGTCGAGTGGATCGAGCGCACCGAGAAGGCCGCCGAGCCCTGGGTCGCGACGGCACCGCCCCAGCCCGACGAGATCGCGGCGTCCGATGAGCTCTATGTCACGGCGACGCACCTCGATCAGTACCGTCACCCCACGCGGTCGGCGGTCGCGTACCTGCGCGAGGCGCTCGCGCGCGACGCCGACGATGCGCGCGCGGCGACGGCACTCGGCGCGTGGCACCTGCGGCGAGGCGAGTACCCGGATGCCGCGGAGCTCCTCGAACGCGCGCTCACGCGAGAGACGCGACGCAACCTCAACCCGCGCGACGGCGAGACACTCTACCTGCTCGGACTCGTGCGGGAGCGGCAGGGCGACCTCGCCGACGCCGATCGGAGGTTCGCGCGCGCCGCGTGGAACGCCGTGTGGGCGGCGCCCGCCAACCTCGCTCGCGCGCGCATCGCGCTGCGGCAGGGGCGAGCGGCCGACGCGCTGAAGCTCGCGGATGCGGCCGCCTCCATCCCCGAGGCGGGGCGGGTCGCGGTGCTCGCGCTGCTGCGGACGGACCTGCGCGCGGCTGCGGCCGCCCGACTCCGTGCTCTCGCCGACCGCGCTCCGCTCGACGCGGCGACGGCGGCGCTCGCCCGCGCGACCGGCATCGAGGCGCCGGGGGCCGACCGCCTGCCCGTCGACCCGCGGGCACTGCTCGACATCGCGAGCGAGTTCGCGCGCGCGGGCGCCTACGCCGAGGCGCTCGCCGCGACCGAGGCTGCACCGCACGACGCGCCGGCCGCGCTCGGGAACAGCGAGCCGCTCCGCCGCGTCCTCCGTGCGGCTTGGGCTGTGCGGTCGGGGGACGCCGACGCGGCAGCCGAGATCGCGGCGTTGGATGCGGCATCCCTCGACCTCGCCTTCCCCGCGGGGCTCGACCAGTACGACGCGCTCACCGAGCTCGCGCGCGCCGACACCCCTGTCGTGCGGGCTCTGCGCGGGATGTGGCTGCTCGACGCGGGGCGGGATGCCGACGCGCTCGCGGATCTCACTGCGGCGATGGCCGCGGGCATCGCCGACCCCGTCGCATGGCGGAACCTCGGCCTCGCGATCGTCCGCACGGGCGGCGCGCTCGCCGACGCCGACGCGGCCTACGCCGGAGCGCTGGAGCTGAGTGCCGACGGACGCCTCGTGTTCGAGCGCGATCTGCTCGCGCGGATCGCCGGGGTCGCGGCATCCGATCGACTCGCGCTGCTCGAGGAGCACGCCGACCTGCTCGCGACGCGCGACGACCTCGCGCTGACGCACGTGACCCTCCTGCTCGACGTCGGTCGCGTCGACGAGGCGTGGGCGATCCTGACGGGTCGTGTCTTCCGTGCGTTCGAGGGAGGTGAAGGGCGCGTCATCGCCGCATACGACCGTGCCGCGTGCGCCATCGCGCGGCGCCTTCTCGCGGAGGGGGAGCCGGATGCCGCGGCGGCACTGCTCCGCGCGGGAGTCGCGGCGCCCGCGAACCTCGGCGAGGGCAGGCATCCTGCGGTTCCACAGGCGGAGCGCTTCGTGCTCCTGGGCGATGCGCTCGCGGCTGCCGGCGACGCCGTCGGTGCGCGCGAGGCCTGGCAGACGGCACGCGCGACGACGCCACTCGCGGTCGACGAGCGGCCGGCCGACGAGGCCGACGAGTGGATCGGGGTCGCCCACGTTCGGCTGGGCGAGCTCGAGGCTGCGCGGCTGGTGTGGCTTCGTCTGGAGAACCGCGCCGCGGAGCTCGAGCGCGCGCGCGACGACATCGACTACTTCGCGACGTCGCTCCCCGAGCTCGTCGTGTTCGACACGGACACGTCGGGGGCACGCCGTGAGGTCGCACGGCGGCTGCGCGACGCCGCCGCGGCGGGGCGCGCCCTGATCGGCGACGAGGCCGTGCTCGCGACACCCGAGCGCGGGAGGATGGACGTATGA
- a CDS encoding carbohydrate ABC transporter permease has protein sequence MVTRRHPTTDPVGTTAVTIVLAVAGIYFALPLVWVLIAATKSPGDLFASFGLWFSDSPQAWQNLTALFTQENGAFVRWILNSILYSGVGAFVAMVLSAACGYAIAKFPFRGRELLFSTILGGVLVPATVIALPLYFLLNTVGLTGTYWSVLLPSMVSPFGVYLARIHANASVPDEVVEAARLDGAGDIRIFGTIAARMMTPALVTIFLFQFVTIWNNYLLPLVMLNDTRTFPVTLGLTLWNSQTQRDPMFYQLVVTGSAVSAILLVALMIALQRFWRADLTAGATKG, from the coding sequence ATGGTGACGCGCCGCCACCCCACGACAGATCCCGTCGGCACGACCGCCGTCACGATCGTCCTCGCCGTCGCGGGGATCTACTTCGCCCTCCCGCTCGTCTGGGTGCTCATCGCCGCGACGAAGTCGCCGGGAGACCTCTTCGCCTCCTTCGGGCTCTGGTTCTCCGATTCGCCGCAGGCGTGGCAGAACCTCACGGCGTTGTTCACGCAGGAGAACGGCGCCTTCGTCCGATGGATCCTCAACAGCATCCTGTACTCGGGAGTCGGGGCCTTCGTCGCGATGGTCCTCTCCGCCGCGTGCGGGTACGCCATCGCGAAGTTCCCGTTCCGCGGACGCGAGCTGCTCTTCTCGACGATCCTCGGCGGCGTCCTCGTGCCCGCGACCGTCATCGCGCTCCCGCTGTACTTCCTCCTCAACACGGTGGGCCTCACGGGCACGTACTGGTCCGTGCTCCTCCCGAGCATGGTGAGCCCGTTCGGCGTCTACCTCGCTCGCATCCACGCGAACGCGAGTGTTCCGGACGAGGTCGTCGAGGCCGCGCGGCTCGACGGCGCGGGCGACATCCGGATCTTCGGCACGATCGCGGCGCGCATGATGACGCCGGCACTCGTGACGATCTTCCTGTTCCAGTTCGTCACGATCTGGAACAACTACCTGCTGCCGCTCGTCATGCTCAACGACACCCGGACGTTCCCCGTGACGCTCGGTCTCACCCTGTGGAACTCGCAGACGCAGCGTGATCCGATGTTCTACCAGCTCGTCGTGACGGGCTCGGCGGTGTCGGCGATCCTCCTCGTCGCGCTCATGATCGCACTGCAGAGGTTCTGGCGCGCAGACCTCACCGCCGGTGCGACGAAGGGCTGA
- a CDS encoding AraC family transcriptional regulator translates to MERADGFDHQRLEVVPRPLVEAALARGVTRRILVTDAGYFPRADHHGRHRIAGAPETIVIVCVGGSGWLESDGVLTRVGPGGAVVIPGGTPHSYGASEADPWTIWWAHVRGTDVAELVEASGIRPGNLVLSLRSIDRITSLLDEIVTSLERDMTPARLVATSGMAWRLLTQLAVDRLLPEDGTPLERAMRYLQERVDGHVQVAELAALVGISPSHLAALFRQATGGGVLAHHLSLKMARARRLLDTTDLTVAEIARQVGMDDPFYFSRQFRKIHGASPTAYRDTRKG, encoded by the coding sequence ATGGAACGCGCCGACGGATTCGACCACCAGCGCCTCGAGGTCGTGCCGCGGCCGCTCGTGGAGGCCGCCCTCGCACGGGGGGTGACCCGCCGCATCCTCGTGACCGACGCGGGTTACTTCCCGCGCGCGGACCACCACGGCCGCCACCGCATCGCGGGGGCACCGGAGACGATCGTCATCGTGTGCGTCGGAGGATCCGGATGGCTCGAGAGCGACGGCGTCCTCACGCGCGTCGGCCCCGGCGGCGCCGTCGTCATCCCGGGCGGAACACCCCACTCGTATGGTGCGAGCGAAGCGGATCCCTGGACGATCTGGTGGGCGCACGTCCGGGGCACCGACGTCGCCGAGCTCGTCGAGGCGAGCGGCATCCGTCCGGGCAACCTCGTGCTGTCGCTGCGCTCGATCGACCGGATCACGTCGCTCCTCGACGAGATCGTGACGTCGCTCGAACGTGACATGACGCCAGCGCGGCTCGTCGCGACGAGCGGCATGGCATGGCGGCTGCTGACGCAGCTCGCGGTCGACCGACTGCTCCCCGAAGACGGCACACCCCTCGAGCGGGCCATGCGCTATCTGCAGGAGCGGGTCGACGGTCACGTGCAGGTCGCGGAGCTCGCGGCCCTCGTCGGCATCTCGCCGTCGCATCTGGCCGCCCTCTTCCGCCAAGCAACCGGCGGCGGAGTGCTCGCGCACCACCTGTCGCTCAAGATGGCGCGCGCGAGGCGCCTCCTCGACACGACCGACCTGACGGTCGCCGAGATCGCGCGGCAGGTCGGGATGGACGATCCGTTCTACTTCTCCCGACAGTTCCGCAAGATCCACGGTGCAAGCCCCACGGCCTACCGCGACACCCGCAAGGGCTGA
- a CDS encoding ABC transporter substrate-binding protein, protein MSTIARRRRGTAALLGAAGLTAALVLSGCTSGGGDAEQPADGEPVEITFQSWVPNIDRAVDAFNESHDDIQVNLETITAGPDGGYATMLAAVQAGNPADVVQLGYDAIPDFLINDALEDISPYVSDSADLFVPWQWETGVFGDGVYAVPQASGPLGQFYRKDIFDSLGLEHPETWEDYYEAAKVIRASDPNRYIAAFAFNQAPWLIGLSQQAGANWFTAENDAWTVDIDGEETLKMAEFWQRMIDEDLVKIVADMSSEWNADIQNGNIVSWISGSWADAIVRGTAPDTAGSWAVGAMPQWEAGENVSATWAGGSASAVLKGSSNPEAAAEFAVWLNSDPESVNILTNIGAGWPAIADTSEITSLQDDPEVFAFYGGQDIWDVFAESDAAVDTSWTWPPLSSTLFASLSDNVSAAVDAGTPIADAFVKTQTDMVAALEERGIAVD, encoded by the coding sequence ATGTCCACAATCGCACGGAGGCGCCGCGGCACAGCAGCCCTTCTGGGCGCTGCCGGCCTGACCGCAGCACTCGTCCTCTCCGGCTGCACGAGCGGCGGCGGCGACGCCGAACAGCCCGCCGACGGCGAGCCCGTCGAGATCACGTTCCAGTCCTGGGTTCCCAACATCGACCGCGCCGTCGATGCGTTCAACGAGTCGCACGACGACATCCAGGTCAACCTCGAGACGATCACGGCCGGACCCGACGGCGGCTACGCGACGATGCTCGCCGCCGTCCAGGCCGGCAACCCCGCCGATGTCGTGCAGCTCGGCTACGACGCGATCCCCGACTTCCTCATCAACGACGCCCTCGAAGACATCTCGCCGTACGTCTCCGACTCGGCCGACCTGTTCGTGCCGTGGCAGTGGGAGACGGGCGTCTTCGGCGACGGCGTCTACGCCGTCCCGCAGGCGTCGGGTCCGCTCGGCCAGTTCTACCGCAAGGACATCTTCGACTCGCTGGGTCTCGAGCACCCCGAAACGTGGGAGGACTACTACGAGGCGGCCAAGGTCATCCGCGCCTCCGACCCGAACCGCTACATCGCCGCCTTCGCGTTCAACCAGGCACCCTGGCTCATCGGCCTCTCGCAGCAGGCCGGGGCGAACTGGTTCACGGCCGAGAATGACGCCTGGACGGTCGACATCGACGGCGAAGAGACCCTCAAGATGGCCGAGTTCTGGCAGCGCATGATCGACGAAGACCTCGTCAAGATCGTCGCCGACATGTCCAGCGAATGGAACGCCGACATCCAGAACGGCAACATCGTCTCGTGGATCTCGGGCTCGTGGGCCGACGCGATCGTGCGCGGCACGGCACCCGACACAGCGGGCAGCTGGGCCGTCGGAGCCATGCCGCAGTGGGAGGCCGGCGAGAACGTGTCTGCCACGTGGGCTGGCGGATCCGCGAGCGCCGTCCTGAAGGGCTCCTCGAACCCCGAAGCCGCCGCCGAGTTCGCCGTGTGGCTCAACTCCGACCCCGAGAGCGTCAACATCCTCACCAACATCGGTGCCGGATGGCCCGCGATCGCCGACACGAGTGAGATCACGTCGCTGCAGGACGACCCCGAGGTCTTCGCCTTCTACGGCGGACAGGACATCTGGGACGTCTTCGCCGAATCGGATGCCGCGGTCGACACGTCCTGGACGTGGCCGCCCCTCTCGTCGACGCTCTTCGCATCGCTGAGCGACAACGTCTCCGCCGCCGTCGACGCGGGCACCCCGATCGCGGATGCCTTCGTCAAGACGCAGACTGACATGGTCGCCGCGCTCGAGGAGCGCGGGATCGCGGTCGACTGA
- a CDS encoding carbohydrate ABC transporter permease, with amino-acid sequence MTSVPSVGGPPPAAAPVSTAPAPARQRRGARRSSVAIWVLVLPFVVMFLLFFVAPIVYAIVQSLFTTRSSGLGFGPPETTFVFFDNYVRALSNSDFLASLGRLVLFSAILVPSMVVTALGLALLLDSGKALAPRFFRVLYFAPYGVPGVVATLLWGFLYIPATSPVLQVLSSVGIDVNPLSSGNVLFAIANIALWGFAGYNMVILMAALHAIPSELYEAARMDGASAWSIVWNIKLPLVRPSIILVTVFTIIGTLQLFVEPLVLQPLTTAISSTFTPNLAAYNQAFAQGNPNLAAAMAVIVAVLGFIFSFGFLRIVNRKGNRAW; translated from the coding sequence GTGACTTCCGTACCCTCCGTGGGCGGCCCGCCGCCCGCCGCCGCGCCGGTCTCCACCGCGCCGGCACCAGCGCGTCAGCGCCGAGGCGCCCGCCGCAGCTCCGTCGCGATCTGGGTGCTCGTGCTCCCGTTCGTCGTGATGTTCCTGCTGTTCTTCGTGGCTCCGATCGTCTACGCGATCGTCCAGAGCCTCTTCACGACCCGCTCGAGCGGCCTCGGCTTCGGTCCGCCCGAGACGACGTTCGTCTTCTTCGACAACTACGTCCGGGCCCTCTCGAACTCCGACTTCCTCGCGAGCCTCGGCCGGCTCGTGCTCTTCTCGGCGATCCTCGTGCCGTCGATGGTCGTCACGGCGCTGGGCCTCGCGCTCCTGCTCGACTCGGGCAAGGCTCTCGCGCCGCGCTTCTTCCGCGTCCTCTACTTCGCGCCGTACGGCGTTCCCGGCGTCGTCGCGACACTCCTGTGGGGCTTCCTCTACATCCCCGCGACGAGTCCCGTCCTCCAGGTGCTCTCGTCCGTCGGCATCGACGTCAACCCGCTCTCGTCGGGCAATGTCCTCTTCGCGATCGCCAACATCGCCCTGTGGGGCTTCGCGGGCTACAACATGGTCATCCTCATGGCAGCGCTTCACGCGATCCCGTCCGAGCTCTACGAGGCGGCCCGCATGGACGGCGCGTCGGCATGGTCGATCGTCTGGAACATCAAGCTTCCGCTCGTCCGCCCCTCGATCATCCTCGTGACGGTCTTCACGATCATCGGGACGCTGCAGCTCTTCGTCGAACCGCTCGTTCTGCAACCGCTCACGACCGCGATCAGCTCGACGTTCACCCCGAACCTCGCCGCCTACAACCAGGCGTTCGCGCAGGGCAACCCGAACCTCGCCGCCGCGATGGCGGTGATCGTCGCCGTCCTCGGCTTCATCTTCTCGTTCGGCTTCCTCCGCATCGTGAACCGGAAGGGGAACCGCGCATGGTGA
- a CDS encoding LacI family DNA-binding transcriptional regulator encodes MTDTTVDAGKGRPRTAAATLHDVAREAGVSLATASRVLNGSTRKVAESYRGRVEAAAAALGYTANLSAQATARGTSAIIALLVADIADPYFGQIASGVARGADEAGLVMTIAITERDPVREIRLVRALRGQRPRGLILAGSRSSTSSGDELQRELDALIANGGAVVAFGPGAGDVRSIGIDNLGGSRALAVALAERGYRHAIILGAEEGLRTSDDRIEGFTAGFTAAGGSVDRIYRGAFNRDEGERLMGRALADGVEPGTVVFGVNDVIAIGALTALRAAGREAGSDIALAGFDDIPTSRDVTPALTTVHVPLEEFGYQSLHAAIDDEWVPGSASLELRVQLRDSTPGL; translated from the coding sequence ATGACCGACACGACCGTCGACGCGGGCAAGGGCCGCCCGCGCACCGCCGCCGCGACGCTCCATGACGTCGCACGCGAGGCCGGTGTGTCCCTCGCGACCGCATCGCGCGTGCTCAACGGCTCGACGCGCAAGGTCGCCGAGTCGTACCGCGGCCGTGTCGAGGCCGCTGCCGCGGCGCTCGGCTACACCGCAAATCTCTCGGCCCAGGCCACGGCTCGCGGCACCTCGGCCATCATCGCGCTCCTCGTGGCCGACATCGCCGACCCCTACTTCGGTCAGATCGCCTCGGGTGTCGCGCGCGGCGCCGATGAAGCGGGTCTCGTCATGACGATCGCGATCACGGAGCGCGACCCCGTCCGCGAGATCCGACTCGTCCGGGCGCTCCGCGGCCAGCGTCCGCGCGGCCTCATTCTCGCGGGATCCCGCAGCAGCACCTCGTCGGGCGACGAGCTGCAACGCGAGCTCGACGCCCTCATCGCCAACGGCGGCGCCGTCGTGGCATTCGGTCCCGGAGCGGGCGACGTCCGCTCGATCGGCATCGACAACCTCGGCGGTTCGCGGGCGCTCGCCGTCGCGCTCGCCGAACGCGGATACCGCCACGCGATCATCCTCGGCGCCGAAGAGGGTCTGCGCACGTCGGACGACCGCATCGAAGGCTTCACCGCGGGCTTCACTGCGGCGGGCGGGTCCGTCGACCGGATCTACCGCGGGGCGTTCAACCGCGACGAGGGCGAGCGGCTCATGGGCCGGGCGCTCGCTGACGGAGTCGAGCCGGGAACGGTCGTCTTCGGAGTCAACGACGTCATCGCGATCGGTGCGCTCACGGCGCTGCGCGCGGCAGGACGGGAGGCGGGATCGGACATCGCGCTCGCGGGCTTCGACGACATCCCGACGAGCCGCGACGTCACACCCGCGCTCACGACCGTGCACGTACCGCTCGAGGAGTTCGGCTACCAGAGCCTGCACGCCGCGATCGACGACGAGTGGGTCCCGGGTTCCGCTTCGCTCGAACTGAGAGTGCAGCTGCGCGACAGCACGCCGGGACTGTGA
- a CDS encoding glycerate kinase, translating to MTRVVVALDSFKGSISAAAASLAFAEGWKSVEPDATVVERPMADGGEGTLDAFAVAVDRAERIPVLVSGPDGELRDAAWLRLPGSPATAVVELASTSGIELLGERRLPWDADTTGFGQAIRAALAAGAERLVLGIGSSASTDGGSGLLRVLGASLTGAAGEATVAGARGLADIARADLSGLVPLPAAGVVVLTDVTNPLLGDRGAAAVFGPQKGLDAAGIASVDAALSRYAALLPADPSEPGTGAAGGAGFALRAWGARLVPGAPEVAELIGLEGAVASADFVVTGEGSFDGQSAAGKVPSFVASLAARHAVPVALVAGRIAPDADTSAFAASVSLTALAGSSAASLATPAFWLHAAATALATR from the coding sequence GTGACGCGCGTCGTCGTCGCCCTCGACAGTTTCAAGGGTTCGATCTCGGCCGCGGCCGCTTCGCTTGCGTTCGCCGAGGGGTGGAAGTCCGTCGAACCGGATGCCACCGTCGTCGAGCGGCCGATGGCCGACGGGGGAGAAGGCACGCTCGACGCGTTCGCCGTCGCGGTCGACCGGGCCGAGCGCATCCCGGTGCTCGTCTCCGGTCCCGATGGGGAGCTGAGGGATGCCGCGTGGCTGCGGCTTCCCGGGAGCCCCGCCACGGCTGTCGTCGAACTCGCGTCGACGTCGGGCATCGAGCTGCTGGGCGAGCGGCGTCTGCCCTGGGACGCCGATACGACGGGCTTCGGCCAGGCGATCCGTGCGGCGCTCGCGGCTGGCGCGGAACGCCTCGTGCTCGGCATCGGGTCGAGCGCGTCGACCGATGGCGGGTCGGGCCTCCTGCGTGTGCTCGGTGCGTCGCTGACCGGCGCGGCGGGGGAGGCGACCGTGGCGGGCGCCCGCGGGCTCGCCGACATCGCGCGAGCTGACCTCTCGGGACTTGTGCCGCTTCCTGCTGCGGGGGTTGTGGTGCTCACGGACGTGACCAACCCGCTCTTGGGTGACCGGGGTGCGGCGGCCGTCTTCGGTCCGCAGAAGGGGCTGGATGCCGCGGGCATCGCGTCTGTGGACGCGGCTCTTTCCCGCTACGCCGCGCTGTTGCCCGCGGACCCATCGGAGCCCGGTACCGGCGCGGCCGGCGGCGCCGGCTTCGCGCTGCGGGCGTGGGGCGCTCGTCTCGTGCCGGGTGCTCCCGAGGTGGCCGAACTCATCGGACTCGAGGGCGCCGTGGCATCCGCCGACTTCGTCGTGACGGGTGAGGGTTCGTTCGACGGCCAGTCCGCCGCGGGCAAGGTCCCCTCGTTCGTCGCGTCGCTCGCGGCCCGTCATGCCGTTCCGGTGGCCCTGGTGGCCGGTCGGATCGCGCCCGACGCCGACACCTCGGCCTTCGCGGCATCCGTCTCGCTCACCGCCCTCGCGGGTTCCTCCGCCGCGTCGCTCGCCACCCCGGCCTTCTGGCTCCACGCCGCCGCCACCGCCCTCGCCACCCGCTGA